In Arachis stenosperma cultivar V10309 chromosome 1, arast.V10309.gnm1.PFL2, whole genome shotgun sequence, one DNA window encodes the following:
- the LOC130974286 gene encoding serine/threonine-protein phosphatase 7 long form homolog, translating to MINALIERWRPETHTFHFPVGECVVTLEDVTVILGLPTNGLPVTGPTMSSFEALEAECLHQFGIAPSKSDCRGSFIKLTWFRGVRDRIVLNDDVHMQMYVKCHIMLLFGKVLFADKSGAGVHWKFLPLLRNFGGIIQFSWGSACLAHLYRSLCRATRVDCKEMDGPLTLLVSWAWIRLPFLAPIPGNPRVFPIANRWHNWDRQNYAYRYKTLAHYRRLLDDLEEGQLRMVLRNSRPGTSMTSIVPPYLPTVLLLHFGYPDQPVTTIPIFYTFAIECRRFRLIYPIVHTSPDGIIFHCLDYCLP from the exons ATGATTAATGCTCTGATTGAGAGATGGCGGCCCGAGACTCATACTTTTCATTTTCCAGTTGGTGAGTGTGTCGTGACCTTGGAAGATGTGACGGTAATTCTCGGTCTGCCAACAAATGGTCTTCCGGTTACAGGTCCGACCATGAGTAGCTTTGAGGCATTGGAAGCCGAGTGCTTGCACCAATTTGGAATTGCACCCAGCAAAAGTGACTGTAGAGGGAGCTTTATAAAATTAACGTGGTTTAGGGGTGTGAGAGATCGTATAGTGTTGAATGATGATGTGCACATGCAGATGTATGTAAAGTGTCACATAATGTTGTTATTTGGGAAAGTTCTGTTTGCAGATAAATCGGGTGCAGGGGTGCACTGGAAATTTTTACCTTTGCTCCGCAATTTCGGTGGGATCATACAGTTTAGTTGGGGTTCGGCATGCCTGGCACACTTGTATAGATCATTGTGTAGGGCAACTCGTGTCGACTGCAAGGAGATGGACGGTCCACTGACACTGTTGGTCAGTTGGGCTTGGATCCGGCTACCATTTCTAGCGCCGATTCCTGGCAATCCCCGAGTGTTTCCAATTGCAAACAG GTGGCATAACTGGGACCGTCAAAACTATGCCTACCGATATAAAACGCTTGCCCACTACAGGAGGTTGTTGGATGATCTAGAAGAAGGACAG CTTCGAATGGTCTTGAGAAATAGTAGACCTGGTACAAGTATGACTTCCATTGTACCTCCTTATCTCCCAACAGTACTTCTTCTGCATTTTGGTTACCCTGATCAACCAGTCACAACCATTCCCATATTCTATACATTTGCCATAGAATGTCGTCGGTTCCGACTCATATACCCGATAGTCCACACCTCTCCGGATGGTATAATCTTTCATTGCCTTGATTACTGCCTCCCTTGA